The Tenebrio molitor chromosome 2, icTenMoli1.1, whole genome shotgun sequence DNA segment AAAAACATGACTGAAACGTATATTTGcgctaaataattgtttcttACCCTTTCTGTTTCATATTCATCATCAATAAATTGGTTTTCATTTGATAATTTTGCCACTTCTATAGATTCAGATTCTGTCATGTTACCGCCTACAGCACCTAGGTCCTAGGTAGTTATATAGGTACAAACACGGTACAAACCATACATACAAACTCGTGGCTCTGAAGCTCTGATCAGAGCTCTGATCGTGGTACGAAGAGTTATCTATGGTGGTACGAACCACAGTACGAACTTTCtgcagaaaaattaaaacaatagaTAAAGAGATAAAGCACAGTAAAGGACCAGTAAAGTAACACCATAGAATTACTATTATATATAGATTTAGCCCCTGTGTTTAGCCCACTCTTGACAAGACAAGACAAATAGAATTTATTAGAGGTTAAGGTTATGCCCGTTAGCCCGTTTCACATTAGAGCACTTGCCGTTGCGCCAatgaatgaccttgacgagcaaaatttattgctcgcgacagtaagTACCTCTAATAAATCTTGAAGAGCTGTCCAACTTGCTTATAATAGCCTTATACAAGAGTGGTATCAGATAGGTATATGTATATAAGATAGAGCATTCAAAACCTCATTAGGAGGATGTCAAGAAGGATGCAAGAGTGTAtttacagttggcttcaaaaaaaacgggaaatgaaatttgacctaatgtgaaatggaaatttaatttgtcaatttatgtcaatttgtgtctgtttgacagtagtatttctgacacataagtgcagttttttaacctaaattctaaaagatcgtttcaaactataaaaatttaataaaatctgacagaactttttctgacaattcccgttttttttttgaagccaaccgtataGCAGCAGCAGCGAAAGGCGGGAACACAAGTTATTAGTTTACgttaatgatttttaaaagttaCATTTCTTAAGCACAATTTAAGGCCGATTTATATATACTTATGTACTCCCTcgtttaattactttaattacggctttatcacaaataaataggttaactttggtatgacatgtTATACAGACCCTGACAAATacaggtgattctgaaataagtttgaaaaaaaatccggtaattgttcactttaactacttctggaattttcgcgttttttctggctagacagcctcagggcgtcctcctagatcgtttcccaccattcaaaccttgtgcaaatcgTAGAAgggtgcaaatgaattttccttaccctctATTTctaagacattggcgcgaccttgaaacacaacaagagagaaaaaaaggtatttgcacaaggtttgaatggtgggaaacgatctaggaggacgccctgagggtgtctagccagaaaaaacgcgaaaattccagaagtagttaaagtgaacaattacccgattttattgtggagttgatgtaacaatatAGGGTaattgattatgaacgttattttttgggtgctaaatttcaaaactcaaaattattttgtcatttctactatacactacacagaacgtttacctcaggtcaggtcaggtcaggtctatgtacgattgctctaattttgtttattcatgtcggatttttggaatatccgagcttcaaacagtttaaattgattgtcaaaatgacaagaatcgaaagtggggttacgattcctaaaggtttatttacactttacttgaatgtcaagaaagtgacggccaaaattttttggccgccatagtacttaCATTACCAATTAAATGATGTACTTACatatttagggatattcgttactaggttgccataaatttggtttggTACTCTACTACACCTCTACTGCAGTACTGCCTCTACTAGGTTTGCTggtttggttaggttggaggctattaGGCATTAGGTGTTCTGTGGTTCTGGTCTGGTGACAAACCAagtgacaaacaaaaacaaaagataCGTGACACTGTGCCGTGACGTGTGGTCAAGGTTCTGTACCTAATTGAATAAATGCATGAGAagtattatcaaaataaaatcttgtgaAATTTTCGACATCAGTCGTTCGGTGAATTCAAGTGGAACCCTAACGACCCTAACTCGGTAAATACTCACGATTCAGAAACCTACATTCACGCAATATTTACCAGAAATATGATACACGTTCAACAAGataaaaatgtcaagaatCGGCATTTGCTTCATAGTAGCATATTTAATACCACCCTTAGAAACTGGCATACCTTAAAAACTGAACTGTCGCCTAATAATCTTATGTATCCCGTGTTTATCGTTGAAGACGATGACATCATCCAACCCATAGACAGCATGCCAGGAGTCTCAAGATAtggcataaaaaaattaaaagaccATTTAGAACCTCTAGTCAAGAAAGGATTATCATCTGTGTTGTTGTTTGGTGTCATTGACACATTGCCAAAAGATGAGCAAGGAACCCATGCCAGCAGTCTAGAAAATCCCATAATACGGGCTGTACCAAAACTTCGATCTTGGTTTCCATCATTAACAATTGCCTGTGATGTATGTTTGTGTCCTTACACATCTCATGGGCATTGTGGAATATTATTTGCAGATGGAActattgacaacaatgcaagCATACATCGTATTGCAGAAATTGCTGTAGCCTATGCACAGGCAGGTGCACATATTGTGGCCCCATCAGATATGATGGATGGTCGTATTGGTAAGATCAAGAATAATTTGGATAAGCACAACA contains these protein-coding regions:
- the Pbgs gene encoding delta-aminolevulinic acid dehydratase — protein: MIHVQQDKNVKNRHLLHSSIFNTTLRNWHTLKTELSPNNLMYPVFIVEDDDIIQPIDSMPGVSRYGIKKLKDHLEPLVKKGLSSVLLFGVIDTLPKDEQGTHASSLENPIIRAVPKLRSWFPSLTIACDVCLCPYTSHGHCGILFADGTIDNNASIHRIAEIAVAYAQAGAHIVAPSDMMDGRIGKIKNNLDKHNMGHKTAVLSYTAKFASGFYGPFRDAAKSQPAFGDRKCYQLPPGSTGLALRAAARDVSEGADMLMVKPGLSYLDILKEIKQAYPEYPIFVYQVSGEYAMIHHAAKLRAVDFQTALSEILISFRRAGADVIISYFTPVILDWIQLKSKI